A single Candidatus Caccoplasma merdavium DNA region contains:
- a CDS encoding PglZ domain-containing protein: MKSETLLWADDEVDLLKPHILFLRQKGYEVVTVNNGLDALDRVKKEHFDLIILDENMPGLSGLETLTRMKEVAPHVPVIMITKSEEEDIMNQAIGNKIADYLIKPVNPNQIWLSIKKNLYGREIISEETSSGYQQEFSRISMQINGSLSWNDWYDVYRKLVFWELELEQTGGHLKEMLLMQKNDANSAFAKYVKRNYEKWLSGEEHPLMSHELFKQRVFPLLDNGEKVFVVLIDNFRLDQWRVLRPLLSDYFMMEEELYFSILPTATQYARNAIFSGLLPDKIASLFPDLWVDEDSEEGKNLNEAPLIGTLLDRYRKRYTYSYNKINDSSFGEKLLRDFAHFDRYDLNVCVLNFIDMLSHARTDSKMIRELAGTDAAYRSLTESWFRHSPALEIFKKIAEKGYKVILTTDHGTISVDNAVKVVSDRNTNTNLRYKVGKNMTYNPKQVYEIKAPARFGLPSPNVSSAYIFATNHDFFAYPNNYNYYVSYYKDTFQHGGISMEEMMVPLVTLTPKK; this comes from the coding sequence ATGAAGAGTGAAACCCTGCTTTGGGCCGATGACGAGGTCGATTTGCTGAAACCCCATATTCTTTTCCTCCGTCAGAAGGGATATGAAGTCGTCACCGTGAATAACGGTCTCGACGCCCTCGACCGGGTGAAGAAGGAGCACTTCGACCTGATAATCCTCGACGAGAACATGCCGGGGCTGAGCGGGCTCGAAACGCTCACCCGCATGAAGGAGGTGGCTCCCCATGTCCCGGTCATCATGATTACCAAGAGTGAGGAGGAGGACATCATGAATCAGGCCATCGGCAACAAGATTGCCGATTATCTCATCAAGCCCGTCAATCCCAACCAGATTTGGCTGTCGATAAAGAAAAATCTTTATGGTCGCGAAATCATCTCCGAAGAGACGTCGAGCGGTTACCAGCAGGAGTTTTCCCGCATCAGCATGCAGATAAACGGTTCACTCTCGTGGAACGACTGGTATGACGTGTACCGCAAACTGGTCTTTTGGGAACTCGAACTCGAACAGACCGGCGGACATCTCAAAGAGATGCTGCTCATGCAGAAAAACGATGCCAACTCGGCCTTTGCCAAATATGTCAAGCGCAACTACGAGAAATGGCTCTCGGGCGAGGAACACCCGCTGATGAGCCATGAGCTCTTCAAGCAGCGGGTCTTCCCGTTGCTCGATAACGGAGAGAAGGTCTTTGTCGTGCTCATCGACAACTTCCGCCTCGACCAGTGGCGGGTGTTGCGCCCCTTGTTATCGGACTATTTCATGATGGAGGAGGAGCTCTATTTCAGTATTCTCCCCACGGCCACGCAATATGCCCGCAATGCGATTTTCTCGGGATTGCTCCCCGATAAAATCGCTTCGCTCTTTCCCGACCTTTGGGTCGACGAAGATTCGGAAGAGGGCAAGAACCTCAACGAGGCGCCTCTCATAGGCACGTTGCTCGACCGTTACCGCAAGCGTTATACCTATTCCTATAATAAAATCAACGACTCTTCTTTTGGCGAAAAACTCTTGCGCGACTTTGCCCATTTCGACCGGTACGACCTCAATGTGTGCGTGCTCAATTTCATCGACATGCTTTCGCATGCCCGCACCGATTCGAAGATGATACGCGAGCTGGCCGGCACCGATGCGGCCTATCGGTCGCTCACCGAGTCGTGGTTCCGGCATTCTCCCGCATTGGAGATTTTCAAGAAAATCGCCGAGAAGGGCTACAAGGTGATTCTCACCACCGACCACGGTACCATCTCGGTCGACAATGCGGTGAAGGTCGTTTCGGACCGCAACACCAATACCAATCTGCGCTACAAGGTGGGAAAGAACATGACCTATAATCCCAAGCAAGTGTATGAAATAAAGGCTCCCGCACGGTTCGGGTTGCCCTCGCCCAACGTCAGTTCGGCCTACATCTTTGCCACCAATCACGATTTCTTTGCTTATCCCAATAATTATAACTACTATGTGAGCTATTACAAAGACACTTTCCAGCACGGAGGCATCTCCATGGAGGAGATGATGGTGCCGCTTGTTACGCTCACACCCAAAAAATAA